The following proteins are encoded in a genomic region of Acidobacteriota bacterium:
- a CDS encoding amino acid transporter translates to MRSGEKGWLKKWLYRGVPEIEGPHEPEGRHHQHSWWKVMCLTGVDYFSTLGYQPGIAFLAAGVLSPFATFVLVLLTLFGALPMYKRVAEESPHGDGSISMLEKLLSRWKGKMFVLILLGFVATSFIITITLSAADATAHIVENPFVHEHLKFLNHEIIVTLVLIILLGAVFLKGFNEAIGIAVGIVAAYLVLNVIVISLGLYDIFWLRPEVFTNWQQLVWSDKNVEGSVFWLIIGSLWFFPKLALGLSGFETGVVVMPLVKSDVTGSDGSHAEVQRTEYTDEDLTDDERKVLDGRIRNGKKLLSGAAIIMSFLLIGSSIITSMLIPAEKFQPGGEASGRAISYLAHTMMGEVFGTAYDISTILILWFAGASAMAGLLNIVPRYLPRYGMAPDWARATRPLVLVFTFICGVVTVLFEADVTAQGGAYATGVLVLMTSAAVAVAINEWRRSNKVWMAFAMITLVFVYTVIVGIIEQPSGIKIASFFIFAIIATSFISRAMRSTEIRIDRIEFDETALAFLDEIDEEGEFRIVTNRRETGDVTEYRFKEHEKRVDNHIPSSDPVLFYEIETGDASEFKGRLFIRGIDVDGYKILRTQAPAVPNAIAALLLYLRDNKGKIPHVYFGWSEGNPIMYLARYILFGEGDTAPVTREILRQAEPDPELRPSVHVGG, encoded by the coding sequence ATGAGATCAGGTGAAAAAGGCTGGTTAAAGAAGTGGCTTTATCGCGGGGTTCCTGAGATCGAAGGCCCGCATGAGCCCGAGGGCCGCCATCATCAGCATTCTTGGTGGAAGGTAATGTGCCTCACCGGTGTCGATTATTTTTCGACACTAGGCTATCAGCCTGGTATCGCGTTTCTCGCCGCCGGAGTCCTTTCGCCGTTCGCAACGTTTGTGCTTGTGCTGCTGACCCTCTTCGGTGCTCTGCCGATGTACAAACGGGTCGCCGAAGAAAGCCCCCATGGAGACGGCTCGATCTCAATGCTCGAAAAGCTGCTTTCAAGGTGGAAGGGCAAGATGTTTGTCCTCATCTTGCTTGGGTTCGTTGCCACCAGTTTTATTATAACCATTACACTGTCGGCGGCGGATGCAACGGCCCATATCGTCGAGAACCCATTCGTCCACGAGCATCTCAAGTTCTTAAACCACGAGATCATTGTCACATTGGTATTGATCATTCTCCTCGGGGCCGTGTTCCTTAAAGGCTTCAATGAAGCGATCGGCATCGCAGTCGGGATCGTGGCAGCCTACCTGGTTCTCAACGTAATCGTTATATCCTTGGGACTCTATGATATTTTTTGGTTAAGGCCGGAAGTTTTCACTAATTGGCAGCAACTGGTTTGGTCGGACAAAAACGTTGAAGGCAGCGTTTTCTGGCTTATTATCGGCTCACTTTGGTTCTTTCCAAAATTGGCACTTGGACTTTCCGGGTTTGAGACCGGCGTTGTTGTGATGCCGCTTGTGAAGAGTGATGTCACAGGTTCAGATGGTTCACATGCTGAGGTCCAGCGAACAGAATATACGGACGAAGACCTGACGGACGACGAACGAAAAGTCCTGGATGGGCGCATAAGAAACGGCAAGAAATTGTTGAGCGGTGCGGCCATTATCATGAGTTTCCTGCTCATAGGCAGCAGCATCATCACCTCTATGCTAATTCCGGCGGAGAAATTTCAGCCGGGCGGTGAGGCGTCAGGGAGAGCGATATCTTATTTGGCCCACACAATGATGGGTGAGGTCTTTGGAACAGCTTACGATATCTCGACGATTCTGATCCTTTGGTTTGCCGGTGCGTCCGCCATGGCCGGCTTGCTGAACATAGTTCCGCGCTATTTGCCGCGATACGGAATGGCTCCTGACTGGGCAAGAGCGACTCGTCCGCTGGTTCTTGTTTTTACATTCATTTGCGGAGTCGTGACAGTGCTTTTTGAGGCGGATGTCACGGCGCAGGGCGGAGCCTATGCGACGGGAGTTCTGGTTCTGATGACGTCCGCCGCGGTTGCGGTCGCGATCAATGAGTGGCGGCGGTCCAACAAAGTCTGGATGGCGTTCGCGATGATCACGCTGGTTTTTGTATACACGGTCATCGTAGGGATAATCGAACAGCCAAGTGGCATAAAGATAGCATCCTTTTTCATTTTTGCGATCATCGCAACCTCTTTCATTTCGCGTGCGATGCGTTCTACCGAGATCCGTATCGACCGGATCGAATTTGATGAGACGGCCCTGGCTTTCCTGGATGAGATCGATGAAGAAGGCGAGTTTAGGATCGTGACGAATCGTCGTGAAACAGGTGATGTCACTGAATACCGTTTCAAAGAGCACGAAAAGCGTGTGGACAATCACATTCCATCTTCGGATCCGGTTTTGTTTTACGAGATCGAGACGGGCGACGCGTCTGAATTTAAGGGCAGACTTTTCATTCGCGGAATTGACGTAGATGGCTATAAGATCTTGCGTACACAGGCTCCGGCTGTTCCAAATGCTATCGCGGCGTTGTTGCTCTATTTAAGAGATAACAAAGGCAAGATCCCTCATGTATATTTTGGCTGGTCCGAAGGAAACCCCATCATGTACCTCGCCCGGTACATTTTATTCGGCGAGGGAGATACGGCACCGGTAACACGAGAGATACTTCGACAGGCAGAGCCGGATCCGGAACTCAGGCCGAGTGTGCATGTTGGAGGTTAG
- the purD gene encoding phosphoribosylamine--glycine ligase — protein MKVVVIGSGGREHAICYAFKKSQRLTELFCANGNAGITEIAQCVPIKHDEIERLADFASRKSIDLTFVGGETPLALGVVDEFESRGLKIVGPCKAASQLEASKSFAKDFMARHSVPTAKYVTAHSPASAIASLESGTFGGEYSPVVVKADGLAAGKGVVVAANRAEAVSAISEMADLVGADAAEKIVLEECLFGKEVSLLMFADGDDFALMPAVRDHKRIGEGDTGPNTGGMGTFTDASLLSDAQLEEIVGTIVRPTLNGCQSEGFRFRGILFLGVMMTANGPKLLEYNVRFGDPETQSILVRLETDLVDICEAMLEGKLSDLTINWREGSSACVVLASQGYPAKPKTGDLIKGVDEAKSVPGIEIFHAGTSALTDGEYFTAGGRVLGVTATGSDLTDALAAAYESASRISFNGMQYRRDIGK, from the coding sequence ATGAAAGTTGTTGTCATTGGGTCGGGTGGCCGCGAACATGCGATCTGTTACGCGTTCAAAAAAAGCCAGCGTTTGACCGAACTATTCTGTGCGAACGGCAATGCCGGCATTACTGAAATTGCCCAATGCGTCCCAATAAAACATGACGAGATCGAACGGCTTGCGGATTTTGCGTCACGGAAGTCGATCGACCTGACGTTCGTCGGCGGAGAGACTCCACTGGCACTAGGCGTCGTTGACGAATTTGAGTCAAGAGGACTGAAGATCGTTGGCCCTTGTAAAGCTGCGTCACAACTCGAGGCCAGCAAATCTTTCGCCAAGGACTTCATGGCCCGCCACAGCGTTCCGACCGCAAAGTACGTCACGGCACATTCTCCGGCGTCGGCGATCGCTTCGCTAGAAAGCGGTACATTCGGCGGCGAGTATTCACCGGTCGTGGTCAAGGCGGATGGGCTTGCGGCCGGCAAAGGAGTTGTAGTTGCGGCGAACCGGGCTGAAGCAGTTTCGGCTATCAGTGAGATGGCCGATCTGGTCGGTGCTGATGCTGCTGAAAAGATCGTGCTCGAAGAGTGTCTGTTCGGCAAAGAGGTCTCGCTTCTGATGTTCGCAGATGGCGACGATTTTGCATTGATGCCGGCTGTTCGGGACCATAAACGCATCGGTGAAGGCGACACGGGGCCCAATACGGGCGGAATGGGGACGTTTACGGACGCGTCACTGCTTTCTGACGCTCAATTGGAAGAGATAGTGGGCACTATCGTTCGCCCCACACTTAACGGTTGTCAGAGCGAAGGATTTCGGTTTCGCGGCATTTTGTTCCTAGGAGTAATGATGACCGCAAACGGCCCGAAGCTCCTCGAATACAATGTTCGCTTCGGCGATCCGGAAACTCAATCGATCCTTGTTCGGCTTGAGACCGACCTCGTTGATATTTGTGAAGCGATGTTGGAAGGAAAGCTAAGCGATCTGACGATCAATTGGCGAGAGGGAAGTTCCGCTTGTGTAGTACTTGCGTCTCAGGGTTATCCGGCAAAGCCGAAGACCGGGGATTTGATCAAGGGGGTCGACGAAGCTAAGAGTGTCCCTGGAATTGAGATATTTCATGCCGGCACGTCAGCGCTCACTGACGGTGAATATTTCACTGCGGGCGGCCGTGTTCTTGGTGTGACGGCGACGGGCAGCGACCTTACTGATGCCCTTGCGGCCGCATACGAAAGTGCATCGAGAATATCGTTTAACGGAATGCAGTATCGCCGAGACATCGGGAAATAG
- a CDS encoding amidohydrolase family protein produces MKKLLLATIAASVFAVAANAQDRPIAYVNARIIPIVGPVIENGTIVVQNGKILAIGDSKKIPVTMITDMIDAKGKTIMPGLVDSHSHIGEGSGADGSAPIQPDVRLLDGINVRSSSLQRAQSGGLTTVNVMPGSGHLDSGQTLYIKLRDNAVKVDDILIFDADGKMMGGIKFANGTNPIRPGGGNFPGTRAKSAALVREQFIKAQEYRDKVRKAAGDATKMPPRDLAMEALVEALDGKRMVHFHTHRHDDIMTALRLSKEFGFRIVLQHVSEAWKVADEIAKAKAPASIIFIDSPGGKLETMDLMAENGAALEKAGALTGFHTDDGITDSRWFLRSAGMAVRAGMSREKALYALTMANAIMLDLDKRIGSLEVGKDADFIVLSGDPVSVYTHVLETWVEGKKVFDRSHPKDRLLQVGGYGASNDRTVHIDCFDGDIGGDN; encoded by the coding sequence ATGAAGAAACTACTTCTCGCGACAATTGCCGCAAGTGTGTTTGCCGTCGCGGCAAATGCTCAGGACCGGCCTATCGCCTACGTCAACGCCAGGATCATCCCGATCGTCGGTCCGGTGATCGAAAACGGAACGATAGTCGTCCAAAATGGCAAGATCCTTGCCATCGGTGACAGTAAAAAGATACCGGTCACGATGATCACGGATATGATCGACGCAAAAGGCAAGACGATCATGCCGGGCCTTGTCGATTCTCACAGCCATATCGGCGAGGGCAGCGGTGCGGACGGCAGTGCTCCCATTCAGCCTGATGTCAGGCTGCTGGACGGGATCAATGTACGCTCCTCGAGCCTCCAAAGGGCCCAGAGCGGCGGATTGACGACCGTCAATGTAATGCCGGGCTCCGGTCATCTCGACAGCGGACAGACCTTGTATATCAAGCTCCGGGATAATGCCGTCAAGGTTGACGATATTCTGATCTTTGACGCCGACGGCAAGATGATGGGCGGCATTAAGTTTGCCAACGGCACCAATCCGATCCGTCCCGGCGGCGGGAATTTTCCCGGCACACGCGCTAAAAGTGCGGCTCTCGTCCGTGAGCAATTTATCAAGGCTCAGGAATATCGCGACAAGGTCAGAAAGGCTGCGGGCGATGCGACGAAGATGCCGCCGCGAGACCTAGCCATGGAGGCTCTCGTCGAGGCTCTCGACGGGAAACGCATGGTCCATTTCCACACTCACCGTCACGACGATATTATGACCGCTCTGCGTTTGTCGAAGGAATTTGGCTTCCGCATCGTACTCCAGCACGTCAGCGAGGCCTGGAAAGTCGCAGACGAGATCGCAAAGGCAAAGGCTCCGGCGTCGATCATCTTTATCGATTCGCCCGGCGGAAAGCTCGAAACAATGGATCTCATGGCCGAGAACGGTGCCGCCCTCGAAAAGGCAGGTGCCCTTACCGGTTTTCACACCGATGACGGCATTACTGATTCGCGTTGGTTCCTCCGCAGTGCCGGAATGGCCGTTCGGGCTGGCATGTCGCGTGAAAAGGCACTATATGCTCTAACGATGGCGAACGCGATAATGCTCGATCTCGACAAACGCATCGGCTCGCTCGAGGTCGGGAAGGATGCTGATTTCATCGTACTCAGCGGCGATCCGGTGAGCGTTTATACACACGTCCTCGAGACATGGGTCGAGGGCAAAAAGGTCTTTGACCGCTCACACCCAAAAGATCGCCTCCTTCAGGTCGGCGGCTACGGAGCCTCAAACGACCGCACCGTCCACATCGACTGCTTCGACGGAGACATCGGAGGTGACAACTAA
- a CDS encoding HAMP domain-containing protein codes for MLVFLHMFALFLLVTLGFYVFVSNPRSRAHQTFAAFIAFLAIWTTKDLIFWNFYPRDVAAGWWAASSFITALMMQYALVVFAWVFPENARTPRKKAAILFAPGAVLIPAAMLGLLWQRSGFDGERFVIELTPLAYAFVAYVYFVFGYGAVVLFQKYRKYSGTQEGQQVGALISGLAITGLLKTLANIAFPFFGYYELLPLSSIFVLPGVLIYAYAIFNFKLFSLETALKQFRLFPITYKVALSIASVAIASFVLFQIPIVWWAFHNGMDAEGWRRYLVFSVISALVPNLLLVLLVLRTISRPLQRITLAAVEVTKGAYGTEVDLRKSNDEIGLLADSFNEMSRKMRADIDELGRLNEQLVRTEKLAAMGTLAAGVAHEVNNPLASISSLVQIMRAAEGHSDETRERLNLISAQIERIGQVTRDMTNFARSRPAARGEIEINTVIDTALRLASFDKAFATLDIERRTAEDLPAIHADEDQLQQVFLNLFLNARDAMPDGGTLTINVTGTETEVTVEVADDGTGIDSDDVNQVFDPFFTTKPTGKGTGLGLAVCYGIVTAHGGRIEHRNNIPTGSIFTVSLPVADKNRPNHSTPVDTGLNK; via the coding sequence ATGCTCGTGTTTCTGCACATGTTCGCGTTGTTTCTGCTCGTCACGCTCGGGTTCTATGTGTTCGTGTCGAACCCGCGCAGCCGTGCCCACCAAACATTTGCGGCTTTTATCGCATTTCTGGCGATCTGGACGACCAAAGATCTCATATTCTGGAATTTCTACCCGCGAGATGTCGCCGCCGGCTGGTGGGCGGCCTCCAGTTTTATTACGGCATTGATGATGCAATATGCACTTGTCGTTTTTGCTTGGGTCTTTCCGGAGAATGCACGGACTCCGCGAAAGAAGGCGGCAATTTTATTTGCTCCGGGGGCTGTGCTGATACCCGCAGCGATGCTTGGTCTGCTGTGGCAGCGCAGCGGTTTTGACGGCGAACGATTTGTGATCGAGTTGACGCCGCTGGCGTATGCATTCGTCGCATACGTCTATTTCGTATTTGGATACGGCGCCGTTGTGTTGTTTCAGAAGTACCGCAAATACAGCGGCACGCAGGAAGGCCAGCAGGTCGGAGCATTGATCTCGGGCCTTGCGATCACTGGCTTGCTTAAGACCCTTGCCAATATCGCATTCCCTTTCTTCGGCTATTACGAACTGTTGCCGTTGAGCTCGATCTTTGTCCTGCCGGGCGTATTGATCTACGCATACGCCATTTTCAATTTTAAGCTCTTCTCTCTTGAGACCGCCCTTAAACAGTTTCGCCTGTTTCCGATCACTTATAAGGTGGCACTAAGTATCGCGTCGGTGGCGATCGCTAGTTTTGTGTTGTTTCAGATCCCGATCGTGTGGTGGGCGTTTCATAATGGGATGGATGCCGAGGGCTGGCGGCGGTATCTCGTGTTTAGCGTGATCTCGGCCTTGGTGCCGAATCTTCTGCTTGTCTTGCTCGTGCTACGGACGATCTCGCGGCCGCTGCAGCGGATCACATTGGCCGCAGTGGAGGTGACAAAAGGAGCTTACGGAACCGAGGTCGACCTGCGAAAAAGCAACGATGAGATCGGCCTGTTGGCGGATTCGTTCAATGAGATGAGTAGAAAAATGCGGGCCGACATCGATGAACTTGGCCGCCTCAACGAGCAACTCGTTCGCACCGAAAAGCTCGCGGCGATGGGCACACTTGCAGCCGGCGTTGCTCACGAGGTGAACAACCCGCTCGCCTCTATATCTTCACTTGTCCAGATCATGCGTGCCGCTGAGGGGCATTCTGACGAAACTCGCGAACGTTTGAACTTGATCTCCGCACAGATCGAACGCATCGGCCAGGTAACACGGGATATGACCAATTTTGCCCGATCCAGGCCGGCGGCCCGCGGTGAGATCGAAATTAATACCGTCATCGATACGGCTCTCCGGCTCGCGAGCTTTGACAAGGCGTTCGCGACACTCGATATCGAACGCCGAACCGCCGAAGACCTGCCCGCGATCCATGCTGATGAGGATCAATTGCAGCAGGTGTTTCTCAATCTATTTCTAAATGCCCGCGACGCGATGCCAGACGGAGGCACTCTCACGATAAATGTGACCGGAACGGAGACAGAGGTGACCGTCGAGGTTGCCGATGATGGGACCGGCATCGACAGCGACGACGTAAATCAGGTCTTTGATCCCTTTTTCACGACCAAACCGACCGGCAAAGGAACAGGCCTCGGCCTGGCGGTCTGTTATGGGATCGTTACAGCTCACGGCGGCCGTATTGAGCATCGGAATAACATCCCGACCGGCTCGATATTTACCGTTTCCCTTCCCGTTGCGGACAAAAACCGGCCAAATCATTCCACTCCCGTTGACACCGGGCTGAATAAGTAG
- a CDS encoding matrixin family metalloprotease, whose protein sequence is MSNFLRSISALCVLLAASGIAVGSTSTMLFAKEENSRMRWKEKRIEIAISRSLLESSPSIKSGSDVEGAIRRSINAWQNVLPIELVTVDSSRQDVSPAGIAGDGVNLITIAANPENINFFGKDPFSASARSRIFYSKRGFITEADIVLNPFQLFSTDGSFGTVDLESTLRHEIGHLLGLRHSKVVGAVMYGSAIKNGLFGGGNALAGPVDTDIAALRSLYGPVESGEDCCGSIAGTITGIGRSGTVFNVWVKDAASGRVVASTTSERNRSFRIDGLGVGEYAVYAAVSGRKTKSSVQLLDLVEVKKGSTARLSANYARRQIDFSLELMGMNGILSDSPIIVDRGSEQLIYAGGTNVTAERIRIESDSPFVTVNSDSIQNILFESDVTGVVFEMNVADDTPPGQYNILAVAADGSSDIRIGAITVR, encoded by the coding sequence ATGAGTAATTTTCTTCGATCGATCTCAGCATTGTGCGTTTTGCTGGCAGCTTCCGGAATAGCAGTCGGCTCGACGAGTACAATGCTGTTCGCGAAAGAGGAAAATTCAAGGATGCGTTGGAAAGAAAAAAGGATCGAAATTGCGATCTCCAGATCACTGCTCGAATCCTCACCTAGTATAAAATCCGGCAGCGACGTTGAAGGAGCGATTCGACGGAGTATTAATGCCTGGCAAAATGTTTTGCCGATCGAACTAGTGACTGTCGATTCGTCTCGCCAGGATGTGAGCCCTGCCGGCATTGCGGGCGACGGCGTCAATCTCATCACTATCGCGGCGAACCCTGAAAATATTAATTTCTTTGGAAAAGATCCGTTTTCGGCTTCGGCGAGATCGAGGATATTCTATTCAAAACGCGGTTTCATTACCGAAGCGGATATTGTGCTGAATCCGTTCCAACTATTTTCTACCGACGGTTCCTTCGGAACTGTTGACCTCGAATCTACACTTCGTCATGAAATTGGGCACCTGCTGGGACTTAGACACTCCAAGGTGGTTGGTGCGGTGATGTATGGTTCGGCTATCAAGAATGGTTTATTCGGGGGCGGAAATGCTCTGGCTGGCCCCGTCGACACCGATATTGCGGCCCTGCGGTCACTTTATGGTCCCGTTGAAAGTGGCGAAGATTGCTGTGGTAGTATCGCGGGCACGATAACAGGGATTGGCCGCAGCGGAACCGTGTTCAATGTCTGGGTCAAAGATGCCGCTTCCGGCAGGGTTGTTGCTTCAACCACGTCGGAACGTAACCGCAGTTTTAGGATCGACGGTTTAGGTGTCGGCGAATATGCGGTCTATGCTGCGGTTTCCGGACGTAAGACCAAATCTTCAGTCCAACTCCTAGATCTCGTCGAAGTGAAAAAGGGCTCGACAGCAAGACTGTCGGCCAATTATGCACGCCGGCAAATTGATTTTTCGCTGGAGTTGATGGGAATGAACGGCATATTGTCTGATTCGCCGATCATTGTGGATCGCGGCAGCGAGCAGCTTATTTATGCCGGAGGCACGAACGTAACGGCTGAACGAATTCGAATTGAAAGCGATTCCCCATTTGTGACCGTGAATTCTGATTCGATCCAAAATATTCTGTTCGAGTCAGATGTGACCGGGGTCGTTTTTGAAATGAACGTGGCAGATGATACTCCGCCCGGACAGTACAATATTTTGGCGGTCGCCGCCGATGGAAGTTCTGACATCCGGATCGGGGCGATCACGGTAAGATAA
- a CDS encoding SLBB domain-containing protein has protein sequence MDGLNSFGDPIRGLCRTEEAISADVKNAYAKYLRDPIVVVKVIDRAGRPLVLLDGAVKMSQKFQLNRPAKLLELLIIAGGIRDDASGEIQVFRPANLDCTVSGTKSTSAESNSLTVLNITIKDMISGSSAANPVIRSGDLITVRRADEIYVIGGVTNPRQVSSRTSLTLSRAIASAGGLAKNADGRTATIYRREQNESKRLEIDLVKVAAGEVEDPPLKAFDIIEVPIKGAAKRSIPPMISNQYPANTSIPIRIVD, from the coding sequence TTGGACGGGCTCAATAGTTTTGGCGATCCGATACGGGGGCTATGCCGAACCGAAGAGGCGATCTCCGCCGATGTTAAGAATGCGTATGCCAAATACCTCAGGGATCCGATAGTAGTCGTTAAGGTAATTGATCGAGCCGGAAGGCCTCTAGTACTTCTTGACGGTGCGGTCAAAATGTCTCAAAAATTTCAATTGAATCGGCCGGCGAAATTGCTCGAATTGTTGATAATCGCCGGCGGCATTCGTGATGATGCAAGCGGTGAGATCCAGGTGTTTCGGCCGGCCAATTTGGATTGCACAGTTTCTGGTACTAAGAGCACAAGTGCCGAGAGCAACTCACTAACAGTATTGAACATCACAATCAAAGACATGATCTCAGGGAGTTCGGCAGCGAATCCGGTGATCCGGAGCGGTGATCTTATCACAGTGCGGCGTGCCGACGAGATATACGTCATTGGGGGAGTCACTAACCCACGGCAAGTCTCATCGCGTACATCGCTGACTCTTTCTCGTGCGATCGCATCAGCGGGAGGGTTGGCAAAGAACGCGGACGGTCGAACGGCTACGATATATCGGCGTGAGCAAAATGAGTCCAAACGTCTCGAAATTGACCTTGTAAAGGTCGCGGCCGGCGAGGTCGAAGACCCGCCGCTCAAAGCATTTGATATTATTGAAGTTCCGATCAAAGGGGCGGCGAAGAGATCGATCCCGCCGATGATCTCAAATCAGTACCCTGCCAACACATCGATCCCGATTAGGATCGTGGACTAA
- a CDS encoding SDR family oxidoreductase, giving the protein MSGKIVIVTGASSGIGKATAALFAQKGATVVAIGRNEKELIALRESFESKRGSIKIHLSDVTEYSQIDRMVSETVQAYGQIDVLVNSAGIIKNGNIEDTTLDDWDKMMNINLRSVFYLMQRCIPHMIETKGNIVNVSSVAGTRSFPNVLSYAVSKAAVDQLTRCSALELASKGIRVNAVNPGVVVTNLHSRGGMDAESYEAFLERAKETHPIGRPGSPAEVAELIYFLASDKAGWITGATYAIDGGRGQTCARETIC; this is encoded by the coding sequence ATGTCAGGAAAGATCGTAATTGTAACCGGCGCCAGCAGCGGAATAGGAAAGGCCACGGCGGCACTGTTTGCTCAGAAAGGAGCGACTGTTGTGGCTATCGGCCGGAATGAAAAGGAGTTGATAGCTCTGCGCGAAAGCTTCGAATCAAAACGAGGTTCGATCAAGATCCACCTTTCCGATGTGACAGAATATTCGCAGATCGACCGTATGGTTTCTGAAACCGTGCAGGCTTACGGTCAGATCGACGTGCTCGTCAATTCGGCCGGCATCATCAAGAACGGAAATATCGAGGACACAACACTCGATGATTGGGACAAGATGATGAACATCAATTTGAGATCCGTTTTTTACTTGATGCAGAGGTGCATACCGCACATGATCGAGACGAAGGGGAATATCGTAAACGTTTCCAGCGTGGCAGGGACCAGGTCGTTTCCCAATGTACTGTCTTATGCCGTTTCAAAGGCAGCGGTCGATCAGTTGACGCGATGTTCGGCGTTGGAGCTCGCATCGAAAGGAATTCGAGTGAATGCGGTGAATCCGGGCGTCGTCGTTACCAATCTGCATTCTCGCGGCGGAATGGACGCGGAAAGTTACGAAGCGTTTCTTGAACGCGCCAAAGAAACGCACCCGATCGGCCGGCCCGGATCACCGGCTGAGGTGGCGGAGCTGATCTATTTTCTTGCTTCGGACAAGGCCGGATGGATCACCGGAGCAACCTACGCGATCGACGGCGGCCGAGGCCAGACATGTGCACGAGAGACTATCTGTTGA
- a CDS encoding 3',5'-cyclic-nucleotide phosphodiesterase — MRIQLLPSSFDETGKVSQHQRLTCFVVNDTVAIDAGSLAFSCSPKQREQVRDVIISHTHLDHLAGLPIFIDDLFAGLTEPLRVHVTRKMADSLEKYVFNWDIYPRFSELKNDHGTVMEYRYFEPGEKFAAGGLEITAILVNHNNPSAGFIISDGSNSIGITGDTAETEDIWEAFSKCEDLRAIFVECAFPNEKDKLALASHHLTPNRLAEELNKFKKNRCEVYAGNIKAMYREKVVEQLGELAIANLKIVEVGKIYEF, encoded by the coding sequence ATGAGAATCCAGTTACTTCCAAGCAGTTTTGATGAAACCGGAAAGGTGTCACAGCATCAGCGGCTGACCTGTTTCGTCGTCAATGATACGGTCGCGATCGACGCCGGAAGTTTGGCATTTTCGTGCTCTCCAAAGCAAAGAGAACAGGTAAGGGATGTCATTATTTCACATACGCATTTGGATCACCTTGCCGGACTGCCGATCTTCATCGATGACCTGTTTGCCGGGCTGACTGAGCCGCTTCGCGTTCATGTGACCAGGAAAATGGCGGATTCGCTTGAAAAATATGTGTTCAATTGGGACATCTATCCAAGATTTTCCGAGTTGAAAAACGATCATGGAACTGTGATGGAATACCGTTATTTTGAACCGGGCGAGAAGTTCGCGGCCGGCGGCCTCGAGATCACCGCTATCCTGGTAAATCACAACAATCCAAGCGCCGGATTCATTATTTCTGACGGCAGCAACTCGATCGGCATAACCGGTGACACGGCGGAAACGGAAGATATCTGGGAGGCCTTTTCAAAATGCGAGGACCTCAGAGCAATATTTGTCGAATGTGCTTTCCCAAATGAAAAGGACAAATTAGCGTTGGCGTCGCACCATCTCACGCCGAATAGATTGGCGGAAGAGTTGAATAAGTTCAAGAAAAACCGTTGTGAGGTCTATGCAGGTAATATTAAGGCCATGTATCGGGAAAAGGTCGTAGAACAGCTAGGTGAATTAGCCATTGCGAATTTGAAGATCGTGGAAGTTGGCAAGATCTATGAGTTTTGA
- a CDS encoding zinc-ribbon domain containing protein has product MPVPDETAAQQLPSAIKALEDVEILCVDCRQTFVWSAGEQCFFRDKCLENPPKRCKECKKAKNKRLAAIELAALIGKRQHIEVQAQCAKCECITTVPFYPSQGRPVYCRACYLEANLPRSNGTTGRV; this is encoded by the coding sequence ATGCCGGTCCCTGACGAAACTGCTGCCCAACAACTCCCGTCGGCTATCAAGGCGTTAGAAGACGTCGAAATACTTTGCGTAGATTGTCGACAGACATTTGTCTGGTCGGCTGGCGAGCAATGTTTCTTTCGCGACAAGTGCCTGGAAAATCCGCCAAAACGCTGCAAGGAGTGCAAGAAAGCTAAGAACAAGCGGCTTGCTGCGATCGAATTAGCCGCCTTGATCGGAAAACGCCAGCATATCGAGGTTCAGGCACAGTGTGCAAAATGCGAGTGCATTACCACCGTTCCCTTTTATCCTTCACAGGGGCGTCCTGTTTACTGCCGGGCATGCTATCTCGAAGCAAATCTTCCACGATCGAACGGGACAACCGGAAGAGTCTAA